A genomic region of Paenibacillus sp. PL2-23 contains the following coding sequences:
- a CDS encoding helix-turn-helix domain-containing protein, translating to MRQRNNTFKEVRYKVAQEALAGIKVGVLARKYEVSPKTIRNWVKEFQETFGEDAVPTIDERLDESKRLAEMEEKYNRALKALGEKELENEVLRELVKKVNPAWKTDSTSHRRSSGRDT from the coding sequence ATGAGGCAGCGTAACAATACGTTCAAAGAAGTACGTTACAAGGTAGCGCAAGAGGCATTGGCTGGCATCAAGGTGGGAGTACTCGCCCGGAAATATGAGGTTTCCCCAAAGACGATTCGGAACTGGGTGAAGGAGTTTCAAGAGACGTTTGGTGAAGATGCAGTACCGACCATTGATGAGCGCCTGGACGAGTCGAAGCGGTTGGCCGAAATGGAAGAAAAGTATAACCGGGCATTGAAAGCCTTAGGGGAAAAGGAACTAGAAAACGAAGTGCTTCGAGAGCTCGTAAAAAAGGTGAACCCTGCTTGGAAGACCGACTCCACGTCGCACAGACGTTCATCGGGCAGGGACACGTAG